The Callospermophilus lateralis isolate mCalLat2 chromosome 15, mCalLat2.hap1, whole genome shotgun sequence genome window below encodes:
- the Tbata gene encoding protein TBATA produces MATEVRSLDEQPLSPKAELNLEKKPRPWPQSLGDSGPQKESVVPGIVDLELTREKMRSPKAMPSGTYRFGRLSHHSFFSRHHPHPHHVTHIPDFTGRPVCIVRNKLSASPLPRSSILSQCLKVIPSISVPIGDPQSNRNPQLSYEAWKKELKELTSRVVMFTKETEQNHKEQKEEPSREQGARYSAETGRLIPASAQALNRHGSQQGQRSHLSSRDRGVQTSVLQNQELLILELLCQILQTDSLSAVQYWLLYATPTEKDLARALLRRAVSQLLPQPSASSPAERLLNQPQQIQEAPQEKPHSPSSQFLKTMRTSRVLKTGNPDYVGKAQVLRVYS; encoded by the exons ATGGCCACGGAGGTGAGGTCTCTGGACGAACAGCCACTGAG TCCAAAGGCTGAGCTGAACCTCGAGAAGAAGCCAAGGCCCTGGCCACAGAGCCTAGGGGACAGTGGGCCACAGAAAGAATCGGTGGTCCCAGGCATTGTGGATTTGGAGCTGACCCGAGAGAAGATGAGGAGCCCCAAGGCCATGCCCTCTGGCACCTACCGCTTTGGCCGGCTCAGCCACCACTCCTTCTTCTCCCggcaccacccccacccccatcacGTGACCCACATCCCAG ATTTCACGGGGAGGCCTGTCTGTATCGTCAGGAATAAGCTCTCTGCAAGCCCCTTGCCTCGTTCCTCAATCTTATCCCAGTGCCTGAAGGTGATACCCAGCATCTCTGTCCCCATTGGGGACCCACAGTCCAATCGGAACCCCCAGCTTTCTTATG AGGCCTGGAAGAAGGAGCTGAAGGAGCTGACTTCAAGGGTGGTCATGTTCACCAAGGAGACAGAGCAGAACCACAAAGAG CAGAAAGAGGAGCCTTCGAGGGAGCAGGGAGCAAGGTACTCAGCGGAGACGGGTAGGCTCATCCCGGCTTCCGCCCAAGCTCTCAATCGCCATGGCTCCCAGCAGGGCCAGCGGAGCCACCTTTCCAGCAGAGATAGAGGAGTCCAGACCTCTGTCTTGCAGAACCAGGAGCTGCTG ATCCTGGAGCTCCTTTGTCAGATCCTTCAGACGGATTCGCTGAGTGCCGTCCAGTACTGGCTGCTGTATGCCACCCCCACGG AGAAGGACCTTGCTCGGGCACTCCTGCGGAGGGCGGTGTCTCAGCTTCTCCCTCAGCCCTCAGCCTCTTCTCCAGCAGAAAGACTCttgaaccagcctcagcaaattcaaGAAGCACCTCAAGAGAAGCCGCACTCACCCTCCAG TCAATTTCTGAAGACAATGAGAACATCTCGGGTACTGAAAACCGGAAACCCAG ATTATGTGGGAAAAGCCCAAGTCCTCCGGGTGTACTCGTGA